GATGTCGAAAGCGATTTCGGTCGGATGCACCTCCAGCCCGAAATACACGTCCTCCTGCTCGAACACATCCAGAATGGGCTTCCACCTCGCGGCAAAATCGGCAAAGCCCTTATCTACCAGGTCGGGAGGGTTGGGCGGGAAGGAGTACAGGAAGGGCCAGATGGAGCTGCCCGTAAAGCCGTTCACCACCACGCGCGTCAGCTGCGCCTTCACCTCGGGCGGGGCGGCGTTGAACAGCTTACGAGCGGCACGCGCGGTGTTCTTCATCTCCTCTGCCGCGCGCTCTTTCACCCCCTCTGGCTTGCCGTCGCCCCACACGTAGGGCGGCAAAATCGCCTTGTGTCGTTCGTCAATGTGGTCACACACCGCCTGACCGACCAGATGGTTGCTGATCGCGAAGCACTTCAGACCGTACTTGCTCAGTATCTCCCAGCGTGACTCCACGTAGCCGTCCTGGGAGAGCGCCTTGTCCACCTCAAAATGGTCACCCCAGCAGGCAAGCTCCACACCGTCATAGCCGAACTCTTTCGCCTTCTTTGCCATCTCCTCCAGCGGAAGGTCTGCCCACTGCCCGGTAAACAGCGTAACCGGTCGCGCCATACCGAATCCCTCCTTCAGCAAGGTTTTCACCTTCTTGATTCGCCTTGTCGCACCACCTTCCTGCACGTAAGAGAAGAGCCTGCGGCTACACCTGCCCCCGGTTCTCCAGCAACTTGTACAGCACCAGTGAATACACCACTGGCACGAACGCCACAATCAGCAGAAGCACGAAGCACACACCAGGCGGCGCGCCCATCCACACCGCCAGCGTGCCCAGTATCCCTGTGAGCAGAAACAGGCGTGCGGACAGGTGATGCGTCCTTTCCCACACCGCCTCGCTGGCAAGCGTCCAGGGGGTGCGGATACCCATCCAGAAGTTGCGTTTCACCCGGTTCAGCAGGATGCCGATGCCGCCGAACAGCAGGAAAACGCCGCCGATGAGCGCACGTGAGACATCCAGCCGGGGATGGAGCGCGGCTTGCAGAGCGACAAAGTGGATGTACGCCATCAGCGCCAGCACCAGGAGTACGATAAGGTTGTAGGTGGGGCGAAACGCTTCCACATGGAACCCGCGCGGCGACAGCCAGGGCAGCGCGAGGAACAGAAGCAACAGCCCCACCGTCAGACCAGGCAGCAGAAAGCTCCCCACCTGTTTGCTGCTCCAGCCATCGGCTTCCCCCTTCCAATTCCAGTGCGTCGGAATTTGGTCAGGCAAGTTCGGATAAAGCCACAGCGAGTACGCCAGCATGGCAAGAACGAGCAACACACTGCAGAGAATCATGACACGCGTTGTCATATCGCGACACCTCCAGAGAAAGAAGACTGTTCTACCACCGGTCTTGTTTCCCCTACCCGTACAGCAGGTACCTGCCCCGCTTTCTGCGGAACGCAGCCGCCAGGCGCTGCATATAAGCCCATGCCTCGTCTGCCCCTGCCCCCTGTACAATCATCTCGTACGCTTTGCCGTCGGTCAACAGGGTCATCAGGGGCTCACACTCCCATTCGCGCGGGTGCAGGCGACGCAAGGCGCAGGCGATTTCCACTCCTAAAAGCACTGGCTGGAAACGCCCCCTGTCCACCACTGTGAACCGCAGCCCATTGCACACCTCCACCGCAAACTTGCTGGCATTCGGCGTGAACTGTATAGGCATACACGCGAAGCCGGGCAGATTGCGTTTCAACAGGTGCTGCGCCAGCGCGTCGGCATTCAGCCACGGCGCCCCAAACAACTCGAATGGCGCATCCGTGCCCCTGCCCACCGAGACGTTAGTGAACTCCAGCAGCCCCACGCCCGGATAAAGCGTGGCTGCCGTGAGGCTGCGCATGTTGGGTGACGGATTCACCCACCGCAAGCCTGTCTGGTCGTACCACATCTCGCGCTTCCAGCCCGAGCAAGGTATCACCTGAAGGTCGCACTTTGGGGCACGTTCCGCCTGAAACAGCCTTGCCAGCTCGCCCACTGTCATGCCGTGCCGCAGCGGAATGGAGTGATACGCCACAAACGAACGCCGGTCGGGGTCGGTCAGACTACCTTCTACTGCCACGCCGTTGATGGGGTTGACCCTGTCCAGCACCACCACACGCACGCCGTGTTGCGCCGCCGCCTCCATCGCCAGCCCCAGCGTGGAGATGTATGTGTAAAACCGGCAGCCGATATCCTGAATATCGAACACCAGCACATCGACCGCGCGCAACATCTCTGCTGTCGGCGCTTTATGCTCGCCGTACAGGCTGTAGATGGGTAAGCCCGTTTCGGGGTGGCGTGCATCTTTCACCGGCTCGTCCACGGCTCCGGCGAAGCCATGTTCCGGGCTGAACAGCGCAGTCAGCTGAACCCCAGCGTCCAGCAACGCGCGCCAGGTTGGTTTGCCTTCGCGCGTCAGCCCCGTGTGGTTGGTAATCACCCCCACCCGCCAGCCGCTCAAGGGTTTGCACCCCTGTTGCAACAGCACATCGATGCCGTTCTGAACCTGGTACACCTTCGTTCCACCTCCATAATTCTGTATTCGCCGGTTGGGCCGGCTTCTCATACTGTCTTTGGAAGTGGGTTCGGCAATACGGGAAATCACAAAGGTTTTGGTCTTTTTGCTACATAGACCAGTGGGGGGCTGCGTTTGTCGGATTTTTGCAAAAAACCCGTTGTCAGGATGCAAAAACGCCCGTTTTGGCACGGATTTTGCCTTACATATTTTGGGAGGAGAAATCCTCAAATCACCCCAAAGGCTTAAAAGGAGGGAACAAACATGCGCAGACTGATGAACCACCTGTTGGCGGGAGCAGCAGCGATGCTAACGCTATCTGCTGTCGCTAACGCTCAGGTGTGGGTGCCAGTAGGCACTGCGACCGGCGGTGTCGCCGTGTACTTCAACGACACAAACGAGGTGCCGGCGAACGTTTCTTACCTGCGTGTCCAGTGGGCGAACTCCATCACCAATGTGAATGGTGCTTCTATCAGCATGTCGGAGCCGTTCAAGACTATCTTTGGCGATCTGGGACAGTATGGGTTTGACGCTATCTTCGTGGCGCCCACCAATGCCAATCCCACGCCGCCTGTACTCTATGCCTACGACTGGAATGGCTCTAGCCCTGTACAGGGTCCGCAGGTTCTCTGGGCGATGAACGTGTACAGCGACTGGACCCATGGGCCCAAGAACCCTGCTGCGATTGTCCTTAACAGCACCCTGCGTGGCAACTCCGCGACAGTGTTAAATTACACCTTGACGCCGTTGGGTGGTGGTTCTTTCCAGGCCGATATCGACGTGGTGCTGCACAGCGACGGTTTCATCCACTGGTACAACCCCGCGTTTCCAGATACGCCGTTCCTGCCGAATGCGTATCCCTTTAACGGCAAGTTCCGGGTTACTGGCACTCTGGTCTACGACAAGAACAGCGACTCGACACCCGGGATGGATTTCTACCAAGGCACGGTGCACCTTTATGCCCAAGCCATCC
The Bacillota bacterium genome window above contains:
- a CDS encoding sugar phosphate isomerase/epimerase; translated protein: MARPVTLFTGQWADLPLEEMAKKAKEFGYDGVELACWGDHFEVDKALSQDGYVESRWEILSKYGLKCFAISNHLVGQAVCDHIDERHKAILPPYVWGDGKPEGVKERAAEEMKNTARAARKLFNAAPPEVKAQLTRVVVNGFTGSSIWPFLYSFPPNPPDLVDKGFADFAARWKPILDVFEQEDVYFGLEVHPTEIAFDIVTAQRAIAAVGGHRRFGFNYDPSHLGYQGVDYVAFIRTFRERIFHVHMKDVYWSSTPRLSGVFGGHLNFGHPERYWDFRSLGRGCIDFEAIIRALNEINYQGPLSVEWEDSGMDREHGAREACAFVKRMDFEPSRIAFDAAFAEK
- a CDS encoding DUF1648 domain-containing protein, with the protein product MTTRVMILCSVLLVLAMLAYSLWLYPNLPDQIPTHWNWKGEADGWSSKQVGSFLLPGLTVGLLLLFLALPWLSPRGFHVEAFRPTYNLIVLLVLALMAYIHFVALQAALHPRLDVSRALIGGVFLLFGGIGILLNRVKRNFWMGIRTPWTLASEAVWERTHHLSARLFLLTGILGTLAVWMGAPPGVCFVLLLIVAFVPVVYSLVLYKLLENRGQV
- a CDS encoding DUF1343 domain-containing protein; the protein is MRSRPNRRIQNYGGGTKVYQVQNGIDVLLQQGCKPLSGWRVGVITNHTGLTREGKPTWRALLDAGVQLTALFSPEHGFAGAVDEPVKDARHPETGLPIYSLYGEHKAPTAEMLRAVDVLVFDIQDIGCRFYTYISTLGLAMEAAAQHGVRVVVLDRVNPINGVAVEGSLTDPDRRSFVAYHSIPLRHGMTVGELARLFQAERAPKCDLQVIPCSGWKREMWYDQTGLRWVNPSPNMRSLTAATLYPGVGLLEFTNVSVGRGTDAPFELFGAPWLNADALAQHLLKRNLPGFACMPIQFTPNASKFAVEVCNGLRFTVVDRGRFQPVLLGVEIACALRRLHPREWECEPLMTLLTDGKAYEMIVQGAGADEAWAYMQRLAAAFRRKRGRYLLYG